TCCGGACTGACGGCGCAGCACCCCGGCCGGTTGGGAGGCGGCGCGACCTCGATTTCACCGTCGTCCATGAACATGACGCACTCGGAACTGCGGCCATCGACCTTGATGACCAAAGGACGCGGCAGGCGCACGTGGACCACGTGCTCGTCCGCGGCGATCACGCCCTGGGCTTCCAGCCAGTCCCAGTCAAAACGCTCGCCATCCTTGCCCGAGACCATGACGTAGTTGATGCCCAGCGTGGTGATGTTGTGGAAAAAATGGGAACCCTGGGATGGCTCCACCCGAAGCTCGGGGCTTTGTGTCTCGACGATGGCGCTCACCCCGCAGATGTCGTTCCAGGTGACCGGGATGCCCAGCCAGCGGTCGGCCGTGCCCCAGCGCCCCGGACCCGCCAGCAGATACTTGCGGCCCTCGGCCGTGAGCCGGGCGTTGATATGCCCGATTTCCATGGCGATTTGGGTTGTCTTGGCCACCTCGAAGGTTTCGGGACGCACGAAGACAATATCCAGCACGTCCCGCTTCTCGGCATTACCTAGGGCGTGCGACGACAGGCAAAAGGCCCGCGCCCGGTCCTGGTCGGTGATGGTGATCCGGTTCAAATCGGCGCGGGCGGTCATGGGCCGCAGTTGCAGCAGGGAAAACCGCGCCCGGCGATCCTTGTCCGGGTACAGATTGCAAGCGAACTCCAGCTCCACCGGGCAACCCATGGCCGCCTCGGTCACGGCCAGCACGTCGCACAAAATCTCGGCCAAGGGCAGGATTTTATGCTTTAGAACCGGGGCGAAGAGGAGCACACGCGGCAGGCCTGGAACGGCGGCCGAATCACGGATGCGGCCTTCCTCGGGAAAAAACGTCGAGGCCATGAGATTCAAGGGCCCGTCCGATTCGGCCTCCGCGATATTGCGCCGGGACAGGGAAAAATCCGCGCGAGGCCACGGCCAGCGTTCCAGGGGCAGGCTGTAAAACTCGTTCTGGGCCGTGCGCAGGGCCAGTTCCACGGTCGGGCACTGGGGCAGGATATTGGGATGTTTGGGCGAAAAACGCAGGGTCTGGCCGCCGTCAACCACGATCTTGCCAAAACCCATGGCGATGGTCGCCACCCCGTCCTCGGGCTTCAAGCGACCAAACGGATAATAGTTATAAGACTGGGCCACCCCGGAAATGGCCGGATAAAAATAGCCGCCATAGTCCTCGCCGATGACCTGCTGGATGAGCACGCCCATTTTTTCATCGTCCGTGCGCTGGCTGACCCGACGTGAAAACGCCTTGGGCGCCTGGAAAAACGTGGACGCGTAAACCTGAATGACGGCCTGGATCAGCTCGTCCAGACGCACGTCGAGATCCGGATGGTTGTTGGGGACCATGACCGTGGAATACAGGCCGGCATAGGCCTGGAACTGGGCGTCCTCCAACAGGCTCGACGACCGCACGGCCAGGGGATGATGCACGTAGGCCAGATACGCCCGCAGCTGGCGACGCAGCCGATGCGGAAAACGACCGGCCATGAACCGGGCCAGGACCTCCGCGTCGGGCATGTCCATGCGCCCCAGAGGCTTGAGCTCATTGATCTCCACAAAGGAATCAAAGCCCTCGGTGGCGATGGCCATGGTCTTGGGCACGACGAAATCGACCGTGGGATACTTGTCCCGCAATCTGGGCAAACGGTTCAGCAGGGAAAAAAGAAAGGCCAGTCCCCGCGCCTTGCCACCCAGGGAACCCTCGCCGATCTTGAAAAAATCCGTGGCCGGGTCGAAGTCCACCGGGTTGAACATGGCGATAATGCCCTTCTGCCGTTGTTCGCGACGGGCGCGGATCATCTCGATGACGCCCGTGCGCAGCTGCTCCGGCGAAGCGAAATCCTTTTCGGTCATGGGTCGCAGCCGGCTGGCCAGCTCGAATTCAGTGCGGGCGAAAAACCAGCGTGAAAAATCGTTGCTCCGGGAATGACGGATGAGCACGTCCGCCGGCACGACCTTGAGCTGCTCCTCCAGGGCGTACAGACTGCCGGCCTTGACGATTTCCACGCCGCTCTCGTCCCGAAACACGAATTTCCCGAAGCCCAGCCGGTCGCGGACAAAACGGCGCACATCGGCCAGAAGCGAGGGCGAATTCTTGTCCACGAAGGTGGCTGATATCCGTGCCGCATGCTCGGCGTTGGCCGGCTGGTTGCTCATCAAAAGCAGCGGGATGTCGAAGCGGCGCGCCTTGACCCTATCCAAAAGGTCCACCCCGGCAAGGGGATCGAGCACCCCGTCGCGGGGAAATCGGACATCGGACAACACGCTCAAAACATAGGGTTCGTATTTTTCGAACAAGGCCAGGGCGTCCTCGTGGGTGGCCGCCAAAAGGATCTTGGGCCGACAGCGCATGGTCAGCAGACGATGCTCCTGATTGAGCCCTTCACGGATGACGTCCTGTGTCTGGAATACCAGCTCCCGATACAGGATGGGCAACAGGCTGGACTGGTAGCGTGGCGAATCCTCGACGACGATAATGACCCGGATGCCCACCCTTTCGGTGTCGAACCCGACGTTCATGGCATCCTCGGCACTCTTGACCAGGGCCACGAGCAAATCCACGTTGCCGGTCCAGACAAACTGGCGATCCACGCCCTCGGGCGGCGTCTCGCCGGGCAGAAAGACCTCACGGTGGGTCAGCAGATACACCGGAATGCCCAGACCCAGATCCCTGATCCGCCGCGCCAGGCTCACGCCCTCCTGCTCGGCCAGCTGGGGCATGAGGATGATCAGCTCAAAGCGCCTCTCGGACAGGACGGCCAGGGCCTCCTCGGCACTGGAGGCCCAGGTCAGACGCGGTGGCCGGCTCAGGTTCAGACCCCGGTATTCGGACACAATGCGCTCGGACAGCTTGCAGTCCTCCTCCATGACCCAGGCGTCATAGGCCGTGGACACAAGAAGGATATTCTGGACCTTGCGGGACATAAGCTCATGAAATTTCCGGAATTCGGAATCCTGGGCAACCAGGTGCAGGACGGGAGTAAAGGGCATGGGCAGCTCCGGGGCAAGACGGGACAAAAAAACAGCCTGCGCCAAAGCTACTGAAAGACGCCACGGCCCGCAACGCGAACAAAGAGGTGTTCTCGTCCACGCCACGGCCTTCCCGAATCCGGCAGATTCTCCGGCCGACCTGGAATCGACACAGGCCCATATTTGTCCTAACCGTCCGGAAACAACCACATCAATCCGGAGGCGCCCATGCCCAGGACAGAACCCTTCGACGCGCATAGTGACAGATACGACGCGTGGTTCGAAAAAAACAGCGCGGCCTATGACGATGAACTGGAAGCCATCCGCCAGGTGTTGCCCTCGCCCCTGGGCCTCGCCCTGGAGGTGGGCGTGGGTTCCGGAAAATTCGCGGTGCCCCTGGGCATCCGGATCGGCCTGGAGCCATCCACGATAATGGCCCGCAAAGCCGACTCCCTGGGCATCCACGTCGCGCGCGGCACGGCCGAGGATTTGCCGTTTCCCGACAACGAATTCGATGTGGTCCTCATGGTCACGACCATCTGCTTCGTGGACGACATTCGCTCGTCATTTAAAGAAGCGCACCGGGTATTGCGGCCCGGCGGCGGCATCATTGTCGGATTTGTCGATAAGGAAAGCGCCCTTGGCAAACGTTACGAACAAAACCGCGACGCCAGCGTTTTCTACAAAGACGCGACCTTTTTCTCGGCTCCGGAAGTGTGCGCGCACCTGCGCACCACGGGCTTCACGAACCTTGAATTCAGGCAGACCCTGCTTGAGCCGGCAACATCGCCGCGCGTTCGGAATGGATTCGGCCAAGGCGCGTTTGTCGCGATCAGAGGCATGAAATGACGGCGGACATCCCAGCACAACGCAACCATTCAATCGACGAGGTATAACGCAATGAAAATCGGCATCATCATCTGTGATCGGTACAAAAACTGCGCGGGTGGAAAATGCTTGCGCTCCATGCGCAATCGGGAAGGGGCTTTTGATATCTACGACAAGGACATTTCACTTGAACTCGTGGGATACACCAGCTGTGGTGGCTGTCCCGGCGGCAACATCGAGTATGCGGCCATCGAAATGCTCAAAAACGGCGTCGAAGCCATCCATTTCGCCACGGGATTTATCGTCGGTTATCCACCGTGTCCGCACATTGCGTACTTCAAAAATTTCATTGAACAAAAATTCAGCATCCCGGTTGTTTACGGAACACACCCGATTCCGGAAAACTACCTCAGCACCCACAACGCCCTGCAAACATGGAATACCCAGGAATGGGCGGCCATCATCCAGCCCACGATGGCCGATGAAAAACTGCGGCGGCTCTACGACTAGCCCTCCGGACAGCAGACGACGCCGCCACGGCCGGTATTCCATTGGCCGCGAACCGTGGCGGCGCCGGGCCAACGATCAGCCGTTGGCGTCTCCGGCCGTTTCCTCGACAGCGGCTTCGCGTCGGATGACATGGCCGAAAATATAGGTGCAGATGGGCACGCCCAGAACCAGTCCCCAGACATGAAACAGCTTAGCGCCGATGGTCAGGATGACGAGCACGATGACCGGATTGATGCGCATGTAGGAACCGTAAATCTTGGGATTGAGAATGTAGCCTTCCACAAGATGGATGACCGTGATCATGACGATGGCCAGGAGCATGGTCGTCAGCCCGGACGTCTGCAGGGCGACCAGACAGATGGGCACGGAACTGATGAACACCCCGAGCACGGGAATGAAGCTGCACAAAAAGACGATGACCGTCAGAAAGGCCATCTTCGGGCCCAGCCCCAAAAGCGCCACGCCGACAGCGGTCAGCACGGAGTTAATGACCGCGATCATGAACTGCGCTTCCAGGGAACGGCCCAGAACATTGGCGAAATCGTGGATACTGCCGGATACCTCGCGGTAAATGAAATCGAGCTTGGTATTTTTCAGGGAACGGACGCTGGCGGTCAGACGCGGCAGATCGAGCACGATCAGAAACGAAAACAGCAGGGCCAGCAAAAAGGCCGAGGCAATGGCCGCCACGCTCCCGCCCACGCCCCGGACCAATTCCAGGAGCTGGTTGAAATTGTGCTGTCCGTCCTGCACGGCGGAAATCCCGAACAGCTGTTGCACCAACGATCCGACCCGCGAACCATTCAGCGTATGGCTCTCGAAGGATTCGGGATCGAGCTCCGGCACCACGTTACGCAGCCAGGGATACCGGGCGCTCAAATCCACCAATTCCTGATCCAGGCGATCCACGTAGTCCGGGATCTGAGCCACGAACAGCACGGTTTGTTCCTTGGCGCGCGGCACCAAGAACACGCCCACGGCAACCAGCACGCCCAGAAACAGGCTTGCCACGAGCACCGTGCGGAAGGGTCTGTTGGGGACGAACCGCTCCAGCCAGTTCACGCCGCGATTCTGGATATAGCCGAACACGAAGGTGAAAAAGAGCAGCAAAAAAAAGGAACGCAGGATGAACAGCACGGAAAAAACGCCGCCCCAGACCAAAAGGCGGACCAGGGTCGGCGTCAACCGATCCCACACTGAATTCGGATCGGGACTGAATACGGGCGTCATGAAATCTCTGTCCTCCTCGAAGGTACTTCCCCGGAATCCACGAAGGTGAATCCCGTCGCGGGCGCGGCAAGGCCCAAAAACGCGGCCACGGTCGCCCCGACATCGGCCAGGGCGCGCCGGCCCATGCTCCCCGGACGGATGTCCGGGCCAAAGGCCAGAATCGGCACCCGCTCCCGGGTATGATCCGTGCCGGGCCAGGTCGGATCGCAACCGTGATCCGCCGTCAGAATGCACAAATCCCCAGGCCCCAGGCGGCCCAGCAGCTCGGGCAGCCGCGCGTCGAAGGCTTCCAGGGCGCGGGCATAGCCGCTCACGTCGCGACGATGACCATGAACCGAATCAAAATCAACAAAATTGGTCATGATCAGGCTCATTTCCCGCGCGTTGTCCCAGGCGGCCAGGGTCGCGTCCAAAAGCTGATCCGGACCCACGGCCTTGATGGACCGGGTCACGCCCCGATGGGCGAAGATATCGGCCACCTTGCCCACGGCCACGACCTCGCCGCCGGCCGCGCACAACAGGTCGAGCACCGTCAGCCCCGGCGCGGGCATGGAAAAATCACGACGGTTGCCCGTGCGCACAAAGCCCGTTTCCTCCTCGCCCACGAAGGGCCGGGCAATGACCCGGGCGATGCGATATGCGTCGACCAGCTCGCGGGCCACGCGACAGACGCCAAGCAGGCGTTCCAGCCCGAAATACGTTTCATGCGCCGCGATCTGGAGAACGGAATCCACGGAGGTGTAGACAATGGGCTTGCCGCTGGCGATGTGCTCGCGGCCCAGACGAACCAGGATATCCGTGCCCGAGGCCTTGCAGTTGCCGAGCACGCCGGGCAGATCGGCCCGCGCGATCAAGCGGTCCAGCAACCCGGCGGGAATGGAGTTTGTCGCGGCCTCGAAATACCCCCAGGGCTCGCGCACCGGCGCACCGGTCATCTCGAAATGGCCGCTGGGCGTGTCCTTGCCCAGACTTTCCTCGGTGGCACAGCCATGGCGCCCGAGAACCGGGCCGCGCGGTGCCAATCCCGGCGGCAGGACGCCCGTGGCCAGTTCCGCCGCCAAGCCAAGCCCAAGACCGGCCAACGTCGGCAGAGAGAGCGGCCCGGAACGGCCGGTCTCGGCCCGGCCCTGGGCGCAGGCCAGGGCAATGTGACCCAGGGTATCCGCGCCCGCGTCGCCATAACGGGCCGCGTCCGGCGCCCCGCCCACGCCCAGGGAATCGAGCACGATCAGACAGACGCGGCGCATGGGTCTGGCGAGGAATTCAGAATGGCCAGCAAATCATCCAAAAGCCCGCTTGCCCCAAGACGGAAGGTGGCTGGAGACACCCAATCCGGCCCAAGAATGGCTCCGGCCAAATCGACATAAGACTGGGCCTGGACCGCGCTTTTCAGTCCGCCCGAAGCCTTGAAGCCCACCCGCCCGCCCTGGCTGGCGATGACCTCCAGCATGATCCGGGCCGCTTCGGGCGTGGCGTGGACCGCGACCTTGCCGGTGGAGGTTTTCAGGAAATCCGCGCCACATTCGACAGCCAGGAGGCTGGCCGCGCGGATCAATGCCGGCTCGGCCAAAACGCCTGTTTCCAGAATGACTTTCAGGCAGCGTCCGGCGCAGGCCGCCCGACAGGCCACCAAAAATTCCCGCACGGTCCGGGTCTGGCCAGCCAAAAACGCCCTGTACGGCAAAACCACGTCCACCTCGTCCGCGCCACGGGCCAGACACGACCGGATTTCGGCCACGACCGGGGCCGCGTCCGGATCGCCGCCCGGAAAATTGGCCACGGTGGCCAGACGCACACCGGCAAGACCGTTCTTTGCCAGGGCACCCCTGGCCTGGGGCAAAAAACGGGAAAAAACACAGACAGCGGCGACGTGCCCGTGCGGGCCGCCGGCCCTGGCGCACAAGGACTCGATATCGGCAACAGCGGCGTTGCCGGCAAGATTGGTCAGATCCAGAAGCGACACCATTTGCCGCGCCTGACTCATGGAAACGGACATGCGCACCTCCGCGCGAAAAAAGGACACAAGGACACCGCCGACTACGCCGGATCGGACCCGACGGCGGACATAACCGCGTCAATGGACGTGATCAAGACGTGCCGGTCCACGGGCTTGGGCAGATGCTCGTTGGCGCCGGCCGCGAGAAACCGCTCCCGGTCCCCGCGCATGGCATAGGCGGTGATGGCGATGATCGGAATGCGCGCGTTCACGCCACGGACGTGACCGCCCCGGATCAGACGCGTGGCTTCCAACCCGTCCATGACGGGCATCTGGAGATCCATCAAAATCAAGTCAAAGTCCGTGGTCGCGGCCATGTCCAGGGCTTCCCGCCCATTGCCGACGCACACGGGCGCATGGCCGGATTTTTCCAGGATGCGCTTCAAGGCCAGGCTGTTCACGGCGTCGTCCTCGACGACCAGGATGCGCAGCCCGGTCCGATGCCGAGGGACGCCCGACTGGGGCACGATGGCCGGCCGGTCTCCAGGCAACTCCAAGGGGACCAGGACATGAATCGAAGTGCCGATACCCGGCTCGCTTTCAGCATAGATCTCTCCGTCCATGATCCCGACGATACGGCGCACGATGGCCAACCCCAACCCCGCCCCCTGATGATCGCGGACCAAGGCGGACTGAACCTGGGTGAAGGGTTCGAAGACATCGCGCAGCCGGTCCGGGGCAATGCCGCAGCCGGTATCGCCGACGACGAACGCCACGCGCAACTCCCGCTCCGTCCGGGATGCGATCAGAATTTCGATCCGCACCTCGCCGCAGTCCGTGAACTTGAGCGCGTTGCCGACCAAATTGAACAAAATCTGGCGCAGGCGGACTTCATCGCCGACAAGTTGGGCCGGAATCCGCTCATCAATATCAAAAACCAAGGCCACGCCCTTGCCCTGGGCCACGGCCGCGAACAGATCCCGCACGGAGCGATACAGCTCACTGAAATCAAAAGTACTTTTATACAAACTCAGCCTGTTGGCCTCGATCTTGGACAAATCCAGGATATCGGACAGCAACCGGGTCAGGCGGGACGCGGACTGGATGGCGTTGTCGATGTATTCGCCCTGCTCCCGAGGTGGGTCCAGCATGCGCAACAGCTGGAGCATCCCCAAGATGCCGTTGAGCGGCGTGCGGATCTCGTGGCTCATGTTGGCCAGAAATTCGGACTTGGCCTTGTTGGCGACCTCGGCCGCCTCCTTGGCCCGGACCAATTCCTCCCGCGTCCGGTGGCGTTCGGTGACATCGCGACCAAAGGACAAGCGGCTGTCCAGGCCGTCCCACGACACGCCAACCGAGGCGACCTCGACATGCCCCTCGCCGCCGTCC
This portion of the Deltaproteobacteria bacterium genome encodes:
- a CDS encoding phosphopentomutase → MRRVCLIVLDSLGVGGAPDAARYGDAGADTLGHIALACAQGRAETGRSGPLSLPTLAGLGLGLAAELATGVLPPGLAPRGPVLGRHGCATEESLGKDTPSGHFEMTGAPVREPWGYFEAATNSIPAGLLDRLIARADLPGVLGNCKASGTDILVRLGREHIASGKPIVYTSVDSVLQIAAHETYFGLERLLGVCRVARELVDAYRIARVIARPFVGEEETGFVRTGNRRDFSMPAPGLTVLDLLCAAGGEVVAVGKVADIFAHRGVTRSIKAVGPDQLLDATLAAWDNAREMSLIMTNFVDFDSVHGHRRDVSGYARALEAFDARLPELLGRLGPGDLCILTADHGCDPTWPGTDHTRERVPILAFGPDIRPGSMGRRALADVGATVAAFLGLAAPATGFTFVDSGEVPSRRTEIS
- the deoC gene encoding deoxyribose-phosphate aldolase, with product MSVSMSQARQMVSLLDLTNLAGNAAVADIESLCARAGGPHGHVAAVCVFSRFLPQARGALAKNGLAGVRLATVANFPGGDPDAAPVVAEIRSCLARGADEVDVVLPYRAFLAGQTRTVREFLVACRAACAGRCLKVILETGVLAEPALIRAASLLAVECGADFLKTSTGKVAVHATPEAARIMLEVIASQGGRVGFKASGGLKSAVQAQSYVDLAGAILGPDWVSPATFRLGASGLLDDLLAILNSSPDPCAASV
- a CDS encoding CGGC domain-containing protein, which produces MKIGIIICDRYKNCAGGKCLRSMRNREGAFDIYDKDISLELVGYTSCGGCPGGNIEYAAIEMLKNGVEAIHFATGFIVGYPPCPHIAYFKNFIEQKFSIPVVYGTHPIPENYLSTHNALQTWNTQEWAAIIQPTMADEKLRRLYD
- a CDS encoding class I SAM-dependent methyltransferase, translated to MPRTEPFDAHSDRYDAWFEKNSAAYDDELEAIRQVLPSPLGLALEVGVGSGKFAVPLGIRIGLEPSTIMARKADSLGIHVARGTAEDLPFPDNEFDVVLMVTTICFVDDIRSSFKEAHRVLRPGGGIIVGFVDKESALGKRYEQNRDASVFYKDATFFSAPEVCAHLRTTGFTNLEFRQTLLEPATSPRVRNGFGQGAFVAIRGMK
- a CDS encoding AI-2E family transporter gives rise to the protein MTPVFSPDPNSVWDRLTPTLVRLLVWGGVFSVLFILRSFFLLLFFTFVFGYIQNRGVNWLERFVPNRPFRTVLVASLFLGVLVAVGVFLVPRAKEQTVLFVAQIPDYVDRLDQELVDLSARYPWLRNVVPELDPESFESHTLNGSRVGSLVQQLFGISAVQDGQHNFNQLLELVRGVGGSVAAIASAFLLALLFSFLIVLDLPRLTASVRSLKNTKLDFIYREVSGSIHDFANVLGRSLEAQFMIAVINSVLTAVGVALLGLGPKMAFLTVIVFLCSFIPVLGVFISSVPICLVALQTSGLTTMLLAIVMITVIHLVEGYILNPKIYGSYMRINPVIVLVILTIGAKLFHVWGLVLGVPICTYIFGHVIRREAAVEETAGDANG
- a CDS encoding hybrid sensor histidine kinase/response regulator; this encodes MFKLKPFHIVFLYAVAGIVWILFSDELVHVLFASESGPLHLVNTLKGWFFVLVTSLLLYSLIREYDSQCQEQAQAVHDSAERLNLVLRATNDGWWDWDMTANTIYYSPRCLDMLGYGREEAGTDPGFWRRILHPDDADMVDRALRSDLGGPNASWEGEFRLRHKDGHEVPLLCRAFAVRDKTGRIVRLSGANTDLTNRKAAEKALRDSETRFRLVVETAPESIIVHSYGDFRIVYANPAALRLFGARQPEDLLGSSILDRFPATTHPTIRKRMARLGQPRDVALIEYPFVRLDGGEGHVEVASVGVSWDGLDSRLSFGRDVTERHRTREELVRAKEAAEVANKAKSEFLANMSHEIRTPLNGILGMLQLLRMLDPPREQGEYIDNAIQSASRLTRLLSDILDLSKIEANRLSLYKSTFDFSELYRSVRDLFAAVAQGKGVALVFDIDERIPAQLVGDEVRLRQILFNLVGNALKFTDCGEVRIEILIASRTERELRVAFVVGDTGCGIAPDRLRDVFEPFTQVQSALVRDHQGAGLGLAIVRRIVGIMDGEIYAESEPGIGTSIHVLVPLELPGDRPAIVPQSGVPRHRTGLRILVVEDDAVNSLALKRILEKSGHAPVCVGNGREALDMAATTDFDLILMDLQMPVMDGLEATRLIRGGHVRGVNARIPIIAITAYAMRGDRERFLAAGANEHLPKPVDRHVLITSIDAVMSAVGSDPA